CTCGGTGGAGCCCGGCATCTACCTGCCGGAATTCGGCGTGCGCAGCGAGGTGAACGTCTTTGTGGACGGCACCGGCCAAGTCCACGTCACCGGTGGCCCGGTCCAGGACCGCGTCGTGGCGATCCTCAAGGAATATCACACGTAGGGCGGGCCGGATGCAATCAGAGCAGCCTCGGCCAAATCCCAGCCGCAATTCCGGCCTACGGCACTGCACCGAAAAAAAGCAGGCCCGCCGTCTTGGAAACGGCGGGCCGCGGTGATTTTCTTAGCGATAGCATCCGGCGTGCGCGGATCAGCGCCCCGGCAACGACTTGCCGAGCTGCCCTGGCCCGCCCTACGCGAATCGACGATCAGTCGCCGACGTACGGCATCAGGGCCATGAACCGGGCGCGTTTGACGGCCTTGGTGACCGCGTGCTGGCTGGCCGCGGTGCAACCGCTCTTGCGGCGGGCCAGCAGCTTGCCCTGGCGGCTCGTGAGCTTGGAGAGCAGCTCCAAGTCCTTGTAATCCACGTACATCGGACGCGGACGCTGGCCGTCCACGAAGACCGGGTCCTTCTTTTTCGTGCGGATCGTGGACTTCGAACGCTTCTTCGGCGGACCAGACTGCTGACGGGGACGCATACGGCCTCGGACTGCGTAAAAAATGCGGCTAAACCAGACCAACGCCCACTGCGGAGGCCCGGAGAGTCCCATAGCCTAGCAAACGGGGCGGGGCGCGTCAAAGGTGGGTGCCAGGCGGTTCGTGTCTTAGCGGTGTGGTGCTGGCCAGTTAGGCGTTGAATTCCGCCAGCCAAAACAAGGCGAACACAAATAGAGCCACGATCAGAAGGATGAGCGCTTCTCTAAGTATCTCACCGGAGCGACCGGCATCAGGGTTGCCATGACCGGCAATCTCTTCCGGCTCGCTTTGCGGCGACCTGTACGGGTTTTCGTCCATTTCCAGTTGGTCAGCTGATGATTGCGAGCGACATAACTCCCCCCAAGATCGCGAGGGTCACAACAATCTCAAGAAGGACAATTGCTAGCTTCTTGTATTGTTCTGACGTAAGGTCCGGGATTTCCTTGACGGGGCGTTCCTTGCGCTCTGGTGCGCTCAGCGGCGACCTGTACGGGTTGTTATCCAATCGATGCTCGACTGCCGCGGCTGCTGCTACTTCCTCGGGCGGTTCCACGCGATTGTTTTTGTAGAACGCAACGCAGCCGCTGAGAAGCCATCCAACAAGAGCGAAGACGCCTGCACCCAGTGGCGTGCCCAGCGCCATCAGAGCGATGGCAACGACCATCGGATTACCACATGCGCCCATACCTGGCGGCGTCGGATGGATCGCCTTGTAAACCAACTGTTCACCGACAAGACAGGTTCCAAGCAGGAACGGAATACCTCCGCCGACGATGCCGCAAGTAATAGCCCACCATTTCATGGCGTTGCACTGCCTGTGGAGTATCTACCAATGGACGTTGTGGATACGCGAAATCATCTGTCGGAGTGCAATCACCTCACGGAGGCGTAGCACCATCGCTCGGAAGATCCCTGTCGACAGGCCAACGTCGATACATGGAACCTGAGTCCGCCTCTTCGGCGCTTTGAAACGCGGGGAGGACCAGCGCCGCCAGCAGCGCGACCGCCGCGAGCGCGAACAGAAACCATCGTAGGCCGGGCACTACACGCCGGCTGCCAGCAGTCTTCGGCGATTGGTACGGGTTCTCGTCCATACCAGTGATTGTACGCACCAGTTCAAGAATTTGCCGCCCTTTGTCCGCGCCTGGGATGCAAACCGTTTCACCTTCCGCGACTGCCGGCTAACTTTCGCGACATCACATATATCCCGTAGACGAACGCGATCGTCGCAAGGCGAAAAGGAAGCGCCACGAGACAATAGGCAGCCCATTCGACAATTTTGCTGATGCCCAAGTGCTGCATTGCGGGATACTGGTACTCGGGCCGATCCGGTATCCAGCTTGGATTGGAAAACCAAGGCGGCGTGACGAGCCAAACGGCCGTCGCGGCGCAGGCCACGATGAACAGCAGCTTGCCCAGCGTAAACCGTGGCTTTGCCTCGACGTTCATCCTCAGTCCCTCGGGCGGCGCGGCGTTAGCAACGCAAAGATAACCGCGACGACAACGACCAGGGCGAGCAGGAACATGCCCCCGAGAACCAGGCCGAATTTGAGTTCCGTGCCGAAGACGGTCATTGCCATATGGCCGATTCTACACGCCTGCGCATGAAAAAGCCGCCCTGGGGAGCGGCTCTGAAGTCGCGATTAGCCTAATTGTGTTGTGTCACGGTCTCCCGACCGTGACACGGCGAGGTCGGTTGCGCGCGGAATTGGAGACCTTCGGTCGGGCCGGTGGCACGGTCGGGAGACCGTGCCACAACTTGACGCTGCCACAACCTGACGGCGCCACAACTTGCTCGCCAATCGCCTACTTACTTCACCTGCCACTCGGTGCGGCGGCCGTGCGGGTTTTGCGAACGTGAATACGTGGTGTTCCGTCCGGCGCCGAACCAGCCGTACGGGTAGCGCGGGGCGTAGCTCCATTGGATCTGCCAGCCGCCGTTGCTGTCGTAAACGCCGTCGTCGTAGGGACGCTCGCGCATCTTCTGCCGCGGCACGTTCCAGGGGCCTGTGCCTTGGGGGGCGATCACCACGTAACCGGTCGAGTCCGGCACGAACGGGACGATGTCATGGCCATAGCGGCCGTAGGTGTGATTCTCGGCCGAGGCGAAGGCGGTCAGCAGGCCGCCGAACACCAGGGCGCCGAGGGCGCAAGCGCGCCAAAGCGATTGAAACATGGTGGGACTCCTTCACACCAGCGAGGGCGGGAGAGATGCGGGGGTGGGGCTACCAATAATAGCACTCGCCCGACGCCGCGGCGGCCGGAACCGCCGGAAATCCTCGACCAACATCGACGGGCGAGATCATCGCCGCCGGACCAAACGGCGCAATCGGACTTCGCCAGGCGTAATCGAGCCGATCGAACGGCGCCGGACCCACTTCCGCGATCCGCCAGGAGTTCGGCCAGTGATAGTGCCCGTAAGCGGAATACCGCCCATAGCCGCCGAACCAGGGCGAGAACCCGTAGCGATAGCCGTAAGGTCCGTAGTGCCAGCCGCCGTAGTAGCCCGGATAGTACGGCCAGACGGCGGGACGATTGTAGTACGGCGTGTATGGATCCCAACTCCGGCGCGAGGCGGCGTAGCTGGGCGGCTCGCGGTAGTCGTATACGGCCCGCGAGGTCGGTTCGTAGGGGTTGTAACGTCGGGAGATGTCGGCGGGCCCATAGCTCCGGGATTGCGCCACGGCGGCGCGCGACGCCAGCGCGCAGACCAGCAAGACGAAAACGATAATCAACCCGCGGTGCGACGAACGCATGGCTCTTGTAGGCTCCCAAACCTATCCTTCATGCTAGGCAGGTTGAACGCGGTTGGTCAAGTTATTGGCGGTTGGTCCCACGGTGGAAGGAGCGAGCGATGTCTCAGGAATTGCGATCGCGGTTGTTCGACGAAATGAACGGCTGGACGCTGGTAGATCCTCATACGCACATCAATCCCCATGCCCCGGCCGCGAAGACATTGGCAGACATCCTGGGCTACCACTACTACACGGAATTGGCGCACTCAGCCGGTCTGGCCCGCGAAGCCATCGAGGAGCCGGGCCTCGATCCGCGCGAAAAAGTCGGCCGCCTGGTGGAAAACCTGGCGCCGATCGAAAACACGGTGCAATACAGTTGGCTGATCGAAATCGCCCGCACGTTTTTCGGCTTCAACGACGAACGGCTGTCGCCCGGCAATTGGGAGGCGCTCTACGACAACTCGGCCAAACAAATGAGTCAGCCCGGCTGGGCCGATGATGTGCTGCGGCGTTCGAAGTTGTCCGGCGTGTTTTTGACGAACGACTTCGACGATCCCCTCACCGGGTTCGATACGCGCCGCTACATTCCCTGCCTGCGCACGGACGATGTCGTGTTCCACCTGGTCAAACCTGCGGTGCGTGAGCGTTTGCAAATGTCGACAAACATGACCGTCGAAAACGCGGCCGACGTGCGCCGCGCGATCGCGAACTTGTTCCAGCATTTCACCAAGCACAACGCGCGGGCCTGCGCGATCTCACTCCCGCCCGACTTCGCGCCAGCGCCCGTCGATGCGGCTACGGCAGATCGCGCGCTGGCGGCGCTGTGGCGCGGCAACCCCAGCGCCGACGAACAGCGGGCGGCGTCGCGATTCGTGTTCTGGACGCTGGCCGAGATGTGCGTGGAGCACCGCTTGCCGTTCGACCTGATGATCGGCGTCAATCGCGCCGTTTATCCCGGCGGCGTCTATCAAGGACAAGACCTGTACGACAGCCGCGTGTCGCTGATTCAATATCGCGAATTGTTCAACGCCTTCCCAAGCGTGACGTTTCCCATTTCGGTGCTGGCCAGCGTGACGAATCAGGAGTTGGCCAGCTATAGTTGGATCTTCCCGAACGTCGTGACGAACGGCCACTGGTGGTACTCGAACACGCCGACGTTCATCGAACACGACCTCGGCGCACGCCTCGAAGCAGTGCCGGCGACGAAGCAGATCGGTTACTACAGCGATATGTACAAACTGGAATTCGCGCTGCCGAAATTCGCCATGTACAAGCGTTGCCTCGCGAAAGTGCTGGCGGAGCGCTACATCATCGACCGCGGCTGGAGCGAAACGCGCGCGATCGACCTGGCGCGGCTGGTACTGCGCGACAATACGACGGCGATCTTTGGGGTGGCGGCGGAGTAGAGCGAGTTGGAATATCGGGTCGCTGGCGAGTACAATGAGTTGCGTCGTACCTGCGTTACGGGAGGACTAAGAAATGCCTAAGTTTGACTATCGCAATATTGAGAAGGTTCCAGGTCGCTGCGGCGGGCGAGCCGTCGTCGTTGGCACTCGAGTCCGAGTCGCAACGGTTCTGACGGCGTACCGGCAGCACAAGTCCATCGAGGAAATCGTCGAGCAGTTTCAACTGCGACCGGGAGACGTCCATGATGCGCTGGCCTACGCATACGACCACGTAGTCGAGATCGACGAGGATCTGGCTCGCGATGACGAGGCGAACGCTAAAGCGATTCTTTCGAACTTGAAGTTGTCATGATCGCGATACAATTCTATATCGACGAAGATGTCTTCTTGGCTTCTGCTTCGGAACTAAGGCGGCGCGGGATAGACGCTATTTCAACACAGGAAGCGGGGCGTCGTAGCTGCGACGACGAATCGCAACTTCGTTGGGCCTCGGAAAACCGTCGCACCATAGTCACTTTCAATGTCGGCGACTACTTAGCTCTTCACGCAACGTGGCTGCGATCGGGGCGAAGTCACTTTGGTATCATTGCTTCAAGTCAGCGGCCAATCGGCGATTTGATACGTCGCCTTGGTAATCTACACGCCACGCTGTCAGCCGAGGAAATTCAGGATCGTATTGAATTCCTCAGCGCTTGGTAATGTGAACGGCTGACTTTCGCCAGCCCCCGATCCAGGCTATCGTAAGAGGCGTCGTCCCGCCCCTGCCGTCGCCTGAATTCGGTGGTCCCATGAGCATCTCGCCGTTCTCTCGTCGTCAATTGCTGTCGCGGGCCGGGGGCGGGTTCGGCATGTTGGCGCTGGCGGGCCTGATGGAGGATGCCGGGCTCGCCGCAACGACCGCCGAGAGTCTGGATCCGCTCGCTCCGCATGCGGGGCATTTTCCGTCGCGGGCGAAGTCGGTGATTTGGCTGTTTATGAACGGCGGGCCCAGTCATGTCGACTGCTGGGACTACAAGCCGGAACTGGAACGCCGCGACGGGCAGGAACTCGCTGGGTTCGACCAGAACACCGGGTTCTTCACCGACCAGGTCGGCCCGTTGATGAAGTCGCCGTTTAACTTCGCGCAACATGGCGAGTGCGGCGCTTGGGTGTCGGACCTGTTTCCGAACATGGCGCAGCACGTCGACAAGATGGCGTTCCTAAAGTCGTGCTTCACGGACTCGAACAATCACAGCCCAGCGTTGTTCAAAGTGAACACCGGCATGGCGCGGATGGGCTTTCCGTGCGTGGGGGCTTGGGTTACGTATGGCTTGGGCTCCGAGAATCGCAGCCTGCCGGGCTTCGTCGTGATGCACGACCCCAAGGGGCGCGGGTTGCCGAAGGGTTATTCGCAAAACTGGGGTTCCGGTTTCTTGCCAGGCGTGTATCAAGGGACGGCGCTCGCGAACTCTGGCCCGCCGATTCATGATCTGGTGCGCCCGGCCGAGATGTCCGACGCCGCGCAGCGCGCGCAGTTGGATTTGCTCGCGCAGCTCAATCATCGGCATCAATCACAGCATCCGGCCGAAGCGGAATTGGCGGCGCGGATCGAGAGTTTCGAATTGGCCTATCGCATGCAGATGGCGGCGCCGGAAGCGCTCGACGTCGATCGTGAGACGGCCGAGACGCAGGATCTGTATGGATTGAATGACGAACGTTGTTCCCATTTTGCGCGGCAATGTTTGATTGCCCGGCGCCTCGTGGAGCGCGGCGTGCGTTGCGTACAGATCTATAGCGGCGGCGAAGAAAACGAAAAGAGCTGGGACGGCCATACCAACATCAAGGACAATCACTCTGGCTTCGCGGGCGAAACGGATCGGCCCATCGCGGGACTCCTGGCCGATCTGGAACGGCGCGGCTTGCTCGATTCCACGCTCGTCATCTGGGGCGGCGAATTCGGCCGGCTGCCGATCGTGCAAAAGGGAGGCACGGGCCGCGATCACAATCCGCACGCCTTCACCGTCTGGATGGCCGGCGGCGGCGTGAAGGGCGGTTACACGCACGGCGCGACCGACGAAATCGGCCACCGCGCCGTCGAAGATAAAGTCAGCATCAACGACCTCCACGCCACGATCCTGCACCTACTTGGAATGGATCACACGCGGCTGACGTACCGTTTCAACGGGCGTGAATTTCGTCTGACGGACGTGGCGGGCGTGGTGGTGGACAAGATTTTGGCGTGAGCCGCGGCGCAAGCGCGTTGCGCTTTCGGCGTCGATGCCGCTAAGCCCAGGGAAGGCCACCGAAGACGTTCCATCGTCAACGACATCGAGGGCCTTCCCTGGGCTTTTTCTTTTCAACGCGCTTTCGCGCGAAAACGTGTCACTCGCGCGTCAGCCGTTCGCGGATCGTCTCCAATTGCTGTTGCAGCGTGAAGACCTGGCGGTTGAGCGTTTCGCGGGCGATGCGCATGCGGTTTTCGATCCGCTCGCTGCCGCTCTTGATGGTACCCACGGCCTTGTCGACTTCCTCGAAAAGCTGCACCTGTTTTTCGATTTCGAGAATCGCCTTGGTGATCGGTTCCGTATCGAACGTGACCTTTTCTTTCTCCAATGCTTTGCGCACGCAGAGCGCCTTGGCGACGCTGAGCGCTGCGCGCAAGCAGACGTCGGTGGCCGCGTCGTCGGCGTCCCAGACGACAAGGATGTCGTTGCGATGGCGCTCGAACGATTCGAGATGACTCGGCGCCACGCGTTTCGAGAACACGAAGACGCCGATCTCCGCGCCACGGTTTTTGCGGGCGTTCTCGATTTCATCTAGGGCTTTCTTGGCGTCGTAGCCCTTCTCTTCCTTGGCTTCGATGACGATCTTCGCGCCGCCCGCGACGTTATCTCCATTCAGCTCGATCACCGCGTCGCCGACCTTGCTGCCGCGCATTAAGCCGGTTTCGCGGCCCGTGGCGGAAAGCAGGTCGCCGCACTTCTTGGTTTCCTCCGTCAGGAACTCCAGGCATTGCGCTTCGAATTCATCTCCATGCCGCGTCGAGCGCGCCGATTCTTCGCGCCGCGTTTGCATCCGCGTGAGTTGCTCGCTCACTTCGAGTTGAAACTCACGCGACTGTTTCTGGTGTTGCGTGAGCACGTCCAGCAATTCGCGCTTCAGCCGGTATAACGAAGAGCCCTCGTCGTCGAGCGTCAGATGCCGGCTGATCGCCAGGTTGGTTGATTCGACTGTGGTCGTCATTCGTGACAGCGCCGAGGTCTCGTTGTCGAGCGAGAACTCGCTGGAGATCGCCTTCTGGGCGAGATCGACCTGCCTCACGAGCCGGGAGAGCGCGGAATCGTTATCGTCGAGCGAGAACTCCTTTACTACGGAGTCGATCTTGTTCTTCAGGTCGTCCTTCAAATTGCCGTTGTTGTCGGTCAGCTCCGTGACCAGGCGATGCAGCGCGCTTTCCTTATTGTCGAGCGAGAATTCGCTCAGGACGCGTTCGCGTTGGTGATCCAACTCCTCGCAGACCACGTCCTTCATCGATTTCAAAATCCC
The window above is part of the Planctomycetia bacterium genome. Proteins encoded here:
- the rpsR gene encoding 30S ribosomal protein S18, with the translated sequence MRPRQQSGPPKKRSKSTIRTKKKDPVFVDGQRPRPMYVDYKDLELLSKLTSRQGKLLARRKSGCTAASQHAVTKAVKRARFMALMPYVGD
- a CDS encoding glucuronate isomerase, producing MSQELRSRLFDEMNGWTLVDPHTHINPHAPAAKTLADILGYHYYTELAHSAGLAREAIEEPGLDPREKVGRLVENLAPIENTVQYSWLIEIARTFFGFNDERLSPGNWEALYDNSAKQMSQPGWADDVLRRSKLSGVFLTNDFDDPLTGFDTRRYIPCLRTDDVVFHLVKPAVRERLQMSTNMTVENAADVRRAIANLFQHFTKHNARACAISLPPDFAPAPVDAATADRALAALWRGNPSADEQRAASRFVFWTLAEMCVEHRLPFDLMIGVNRAVYPGGVYQGQDLYDSRVSLIQYRELFNAFPSVTFPISVLASVTNQELASYSWIFPNVVTNGHWWYSNTPTFIEHDLGARLEAVPATKQIGYYSDMYKLEFALPKFAMYKRCLAKVLAERYIIDRGWSETRAIDLARLVLRDNTTAIFGVAAE
- a CDS encoding DUF433 domain-containing protein gives rise to the protein MPKFDYRNIEKVPGRCGGRAVVVGTRVRVATVLTAYRQHKSIEEIVEQFQLRPGDVHDALAYAYDHVVEIDEDLARDDEANAKAILSNLKLS
- a CDS encoding DUF5615 family PIN-like protein — translated: MIAIQFYIDEDVFLASASELRRRGIDAISTQEAGRRSCDDESQLRWASENRRTIVTFNVGDYLALHATWLRSGRSHFGIIASSQRPIGDLIRRLGNLHATLSAEEIQDRIEFLSAW
- a CDS encoding DUF1501 domain-containing protein, whose product is MSISPFSRRQLLSRAGGGFGMLALAGLMEDAGLAATTAESLDPLAPHAGHFPSRAKSVIWLFMNGGPSHVDCWDYKPELERRDGQELAGFDQNTGFFTDQVGPLMKSPFNFAQHGECGAWVSDLFPNMAQHVDKMAFLKSCFTDSNNHSPALFKVNTGMARMGFPCVGAWVTYGLGSENRSLPGFVVMHDPKGRGLPKGYSQNWGSGFLPGVYQGTALANSGPPIHDLVRPAEMSDAAQRAQLDLLAQLNHRHQSQHPAEAELAARIESFELAYRMQMAAPEALDVDRETAETQDLYGLNDERCSHFARQCLIARRLVERGVRCVQIYSGGEENEKSWDGHTNIKDNHSGFAGETDRPIAGLLADLERRGLLDSTLVIWGGEFGRLPIVQKGGTGRDHNPHAFTVWMAGGGVKGGYTHGATDEIGHRAVEDKVSINDLHATILHLLGMDHTRLTYRFNGREFRLTDVAGVVVDKILA